The Legionella lansingensis DNA window TCCCCTTTAGCTACTTGAATAGAAGCCTCAGCGATCTGATTTAACTTTTCGATATCAAAAACCACATGAATAGAAGTGATTTTGTCAAAATGCCTTTCGAGCTTGTTGAATTTATCCACAGTAAAAGCCCTCAGGGCAGGTGTAACATCCACATTATGGCCTGTGAAACTGATTTGCATAACGTTCTCCTATGATTTACTAACTACGAATCGTTTTGCGTTCATTGGATGGGGCAATTCCCATTGCTTCGCGGTATTTCGCAACAGTCCGCCGAGCAACCTGAATACCCTGCTCTCCAATTAACTGCGCAATCTTACTATCACTTAAAGGTTTCTTACGATTTTCTGCTGCAATTAATTTCTTAATGACTGCGCGAATAGCCGTAGATGAGCATTCACCACCTGTAACCGTTGCCACGTGACTTGAGAAGAAATACTTCAATTCAAAGACGCCCCGTGGCGTGTGCATGAATTTTTGCGTGGTAACACGGGAAATCGTTGATTCATGCATATCGAGGGCAAGAGCTACATCATTGAGGATAAGAGGTTTCATGGCTTCTTCACCATGCTCCAGAAAATCTTGCTGATATTCCACGATACACTGAGCTACTTTTAGTAGCGTCTCTTGACGGCTTTGAATGCTTTTCAGAAACCATCTTGCCTCTTGCAAATTATTCTTTAAAAACTGGTTATCTGCGCTATTATCCGCTCGTTGGATAAGGGAAGCATAATGTGTGTTAATGCTCAGACGCGGCAATGTATTTTGGTTCAATGCTACTTCCCAGACGCCATCAATTTTTTTAACAATCACGTCTGGAATGATGTACTCTGTAGTGTTTTGTTGAATTAAATTGCCAGGTTTTGGATTTAAGCGTTGGATAATTTGTAAAACTCTATCAAGAGTGGCTTCGTTTACTTGGTGATTTTTCATTAACTGTCGATAGTTATGTTGTCCAAGCAAGTCAATATTCTCACTAATGATGTGTTTGGCCAAGGCTATATCACCGTTACCATCGGGCAGTTGATCAAGCTGTACTAATAACGTCTCTGCTAAATTGATGGAAGCACAGCCCACTGGATCAAAATGCTGAATGCGATGACGAACAGCTTCAATTTCTTCAATATCCAGAGGATGAGCTTCACTGTCTAAACTTGCATGTAATTCTGTCATTGGTAAGGTCAAAAACCCATCATCATCAATGGCATCAATGATGGCTGTGGCAATCACATGATCCACATCACTCATTGGCGTTAAATCTAATTGCCAGCGTAAATGATCCTGTAAATTAGTCGTTGTACAATACAGGTTCTCATAGTTGAAATCTAAATCATCAAAACTGCTTCTTTTGTTTTGACTGGAGTAGAGTTGTGCCCATTGAAAATCAACAAATTCTTCCTGATTTTGCTTTGCTTCTTCAACACGTGGCTCCTCCTTTTCTTCTTTTTCTTCATTGGAGAGGATTTCAAGCATCGGGTTGGATTCAACAACTTGCTGGATCTCTTGCTGCAAATCCAAGGTAGACAGTTGCAACAAACGAATAGCTTGTTGGAGTTGTGGTGTAAGGGTCAATTGTTGACTGATGCTCAGCTGCAACGATGGTTTCATGCAAATCCTCTTTGTCTCTCAACACTATTTACTAAGTTTAACTGATTCAAGAGGATTATCCAGTAGAGAAATCGAGACTATTCTGTGTCATTCCCGCGAAGGCGGGAATCCATTTCCGGGAATGGCTGAGACTTTAATCAGGAATGGATCCCCGCCTACGTGGGATGACACGGGTTGGTAAACACGCTCAAAAAATCGCAGTATTTACCAGCGTTGGGAAAAAAAAGGCCGCTACAGGCCTTCTTCCATCACTTAATTTTCTTCTCTTTAAAAATCACGTGCTTACGCACAACAGGATCATATTTTTTCAACTCAAGCTTTTCAGGGTTATTGCGCGGATTTTTGGTTGTGGTTAAGTAATATCCAGTTCCTGCGCTTGATTCCAGTTTTACTTTGATAGTAACGGCTGCCATGGTATTTTCCTCTCAATTAAACCTTTTCGCCTTTAGCTCTGAGTTTATCCAGAACAGCTTTGATGCCTAATTTATCGATAATTCGCATACCCTTGGTGCTAACTTTAAGTGTTACGAAACGATTTTCTTCTTCGACCCAAAAGCGATGAAGTTTAATGTTGGGCAAAAAGCGTCGCTTTGTTTTGTTGTTGGCGTGCGACACATTGTTACCTGTGGTTGGTCGCTTGCCAGTAACCTGACATACTCTTGACATGGTGGTGACTCCAAATTCGATAAATTATAATTCAGTTCTGTATAAATTCAAGGCATTCGCCAGGCGAATCGGCCGGGTGCAAAATACAAGAGCGGTTTTATAGCAAAAAAAGGCTCATTATGCAATGCTCTTATGATCACACCCATAGCTTCTCAAGAAGTTACAACGGTGTAAGTAGAACAAAAAACTATATCTTATCTTATCACATGGTCACAAACTTGTCAGTAAAGGCTATAATTCGCTCCTTTTAAATGAAGGTGTAATGTGAATGCGAACAATTAAAAGCTTTGTGGTCCGCGGTGGACGTATCAGTAAACGTCAGCAATACGCTTTAGACCATTGGTTAAAGGATTACGAGCTTTCTTTGCAAGAGATACCTTGGAATCTCGAGCAAATATTTGGTAGGCAGGCCGATACTATCGTCGAAATTGGTTTCGGTATGGGCGCCTCCCTACAAGCGATGGCAGAAGAACATCCTGAATTTAATTTT harbors:
- the rpmB gene encoding 50S ribosomal protein L28 → MSRVCQVTGKRPTTGNNVSHANNKTKRRFLPNIKLHRFWVEEENRFVTLKVSTKGMRIIDKLGIKAVLDKLRAKGEKV
- the rpmG gene encoding 50S ribosomal protein L33 gives rise to the protein MAAVTIKVKLESSAGTGYYLTTTKNPRNNPEKLELKKYDPVVRKHVIFKEKKIK
- the hpf gene encoding ribosome hibernation-promoting factor, HPF/YfiA family, producing MQISFTGHNVDVTPALRAFTVDKFNKLERHFDKITSIHVVFDIEKLNQIAEASIQVAKGELHARAESDDLYSAIDALIDKLDRQLIKHKEKLREHRD
- a CDS encoding RNA polymerase factor sigma-54; the protein is MKPSLQLSISQQLTLTPQLQQAIRLLQLSTLDLQQEIQQVVESNPMLEILSNEEKEEKEEPRVEEAKQNQEEFVDFQWAQLYSSQNKRSSFDDLDFNYENLYCTTTNLQDHLRWQLDLTPMSDVDHVIATAIIDAIDDDGFLTLPMTELHASLDSEAHPLDIEEIEAVRHRIQHFDPVGCASINLAETLLVQLDQLPDGNGDIALAKHIISENIDLLGQHNYRQLMKNHQVNEATLDRVLQIIQRLNPKPGNLIQQNTTEYIIPDVIVKKIDGVWEVALNQNTLPRLSINTHYASLIQRADNSADNQFLKNNLQEARWFLKSIQSRQETLLKVAQCIVEYQQDFLEHGEEAMKPLILNDVALALDMHESTISRVTTQKFMHTPRGVFELKYFFSSHVATVTGGECSSTAIRAVIKKLIAAENRKKPLSDSKIAQLIGEQGIQVARRTVAKYREAMGIAPSNERKTIRS